In the genome of Heterodontus francisci isolate sHetFra1 chromosome 15, sHetFra1.hap1, whole genome shotgun sequence, one region contains:
- the snrnp35 gene encoding U11/U12 small nuclear ribonucleoprotein 35 kDa protein translates to MNELWTPIAKQYNPLKAGSIDGTDEEPHDRAVSRAIAAKYRPNKGVLGDPHLTLFVARLNPQTSEEKLKDTFSRFGDIRRLRLVRDIVTGFSKCYGFIEYKDERSLLKAHRDSNKLVVDQNEIFVDFELERTLKGWVPRRLGGGLGGKKESGQLRFGGRDRPFRKPISLPALKAELYTEAQVDKLDRSSSRELSRDSRQWERGREWERRREERGEGREKREGDRERYRSRERDHKRQRNEDRHKDEDRHQRRDWHKTRR, encoded by the coding sequence ATGAATGAGCTTTGGACTCCGATTGCGAAGCAGTACAACCCACTAAAAGCTGGAAGCATCGATGGCACGGATGAGGAGCCCCACGACAGAGCTGTTTCAAGGGCGATTGCAGCCAAGTACAGACCAAATAAGGGAGTGTTAGGAGACCCCCACCTGACGCTCTTTGTTGCCCGGTTGAATCCTCAGACATCTGAGGAGAAACTGAAAGACACTTTTTCCAGATTCGGGGACATCCGCAGATTGAGGCTCGTGCGTGACATTGTCACCGGGTTTTCCAAATGCTACGGCTTCATTGAATACAAAGATGAGCGCTCACTATTAAAGGCGCATCGGGACAGCAATAAATTAGTGGTGGACCAGAATGAAATATTTGTGGATTTTGAATTGGAGCGGACTTTGAAAGGATGGGTTCCACGGAGACTTGGAGGGGGATTAGGGGGTAAAAAAGAATCGGGCCAGCTGCGGTTTGGTGGGCGTGATCGTCCGTTTAGGAAACCTATCAGCCTCCCAGCACTgaaagcagaactgtacacagaggCGCAAGTAGACAAACTGGATAGGTCAAGTTCCAGAGAGCTATCGAGGGATAGTCGGCAGTGGGAGAGAGGTCGAGAGTGGGAAAGGCGAAGAGAGGAGAGAGGCGAGGGAAGGGAAAagcgagagggagatagagagcgttACAGAAGCAGGGAAAGAGATCATAAACGACAAAGAAATGAAGATCGACATAAAGATGAAGACAGACACCAACGCAGGGACTGGCATAAAACCCGACGATAG